The Methylobacterium sp. PvR107 genome contains a region encoding:
- a CDS encoding AprI/Inh family metalloprotease inhibitor, whose product MRSAQAALLASLVLIPWPAAAQEGPEPAPGSAAPAADMLAAPPVAALAPPSLPEKLGEVPGTWDLSRDGTNRRCVMTLRLDSGEAGRKVSFPAGCRRALPVIAGVAGWLFVDGAVRLVDRNVRPILDFAKRPDQRSLVARTESGEEYSLVPLDIVAMRPAEAASGAGAQVEPGPGTAPKPSTLQAATPVPAELQPAAVAVSGPAPGVYALDRFQERDTCRITIDGAGGGVRIVPGCHDGGLEVFDPVRWRYANGRLTLTAKRGHSIELVPNGDGRWRRDPEVGTTFVLRRVD is encoded by the coding sequence GTGAGATCGGCACAGGCCGCCCTGCTGGCCAGCTTGGTCCTGATCCCCTGGCCGGCGGCGGCTCAGGAGGGGCCTGAGCCGGCCCCCGGCTCCGCTGCCCCGGCCGCCGACATGCTCGCCGCCCCGCCCGTCGCAGCACTCGCCCCGCCGAGCCTTCCCGAGAAGCTCGGCGAGGTTCCCGGAACCTGGGACCTGTCCCGCGACGGTACCAACCGCCGCTGCGTGATGACACTCCGGCTCGACAGCGGCGAGGCCGGACGGAAGGTGAGTTTCCCGGCGGGGTGCCGACGCGCGCTGCCGGTGATCGCCGGCGTCGCCGGATGGCTCTTCGTCGATGGCGCCGTGCGCCTCGTCGACCGCAACGTCCGTCCGATCCTCGACTTCGCCAAGCGGCCGGATCAGCGCAGCCTCGTCGCAAGAACGGAGAGCGGCGAGGAGTACAGCCTTGTCCCGCTGGACATCGTTGCGATGCGCCCTGCCGAGGCGGCGAGCGGAGCGGGCGCTCAGGTCGAGCCGGGACCCGGGACTGCACCAAAGCCCTCCACGCTCCAGGCCGCGACGCCGGTTCCGGCCGAGCTGCAGCCGGCCGCGGTCGCCGTGTCGGGACCGGCGCCGGGGGTCTACGCCCTGGACCGCTTCCAGGAGCGCGACACCTGCCGGATCACCATCGACGGTGCCGGCGGCGGCGTGAGGATCGTCCCCGGCTGTCACGATGGCGGGCTGGAGGTGTTCGACCCGGTGCGCTGGCGCTACGCCAACGGCCGCCTGACGCTGACCGCCAAGCGTGGCCACAGCATCGAGCTCGTCCCGAACGGCGATGGACGCTGGCGGCGCGACCCGGAGGTCGGCACCACCTTCGTTCTGCGCCGCGTCGATTGA
- a CDS encoding 2-hydroxyacid dehydrogenase, giving the protein MPDAPAEILLLRKMHPLVETAFEGRHTVHRLAGAADPEALLAEIGPRIRALCVGGQVGVDAALMDRLPNLELIANFGVGYDAVDAVEAHRRGITVTNTPDVLTDEVADLAVGLVLATLRRIPQADRYLRAGHWPKAPFPLTASLRGRRVGILGLGRIGRAIARRLESFGVEIDYHGRSRQADMPFTYHDSLLGLARAVHILIVVAPGGADTRNIVDAAVLEALGPEGILINVARGTLVDEAALSAALKAGTILGAGLDVFENEPHVPEDLAALDNTVLLPHVGSASEHTRAAMAQLVVDNVVSWLEGRGPLTPVTETPWRPKA; this is encoded by the coding sequence ATGCCTGATGCGCCGGCCGAGATCCTGTTGCTGCGGAAGATGCACCCGCTTGTAGAGACGGCGTTCGAGGGGCGGCACACGGTCCACCGGCTCGCGGGCGCTGCGGATCCGGAAGCGCTGCTGGCCGAGATCGGCCCGCGGATCCGTGCGCTCTGCGTGGGCGGACAGGTCGGCGTGGATGCGGCGCTGATGGACCGGCTGCCGAACCTGGAACTCATCGCCAATTTCGGTGTCGGCTACGACGCCGTGGACGCGGTGGAAGCCCATCGGCGCGGCATCACCGTCACCAATACGCCGGACGTGCTCACCGACGAGGTCGCCGATCTCGCGGTCGGACTCGTGCTCGCGACCCTGCGGCGGATCCCCCAGGCGGACCGCTACCTGCGTGCCGGCCACTGGCCCAAGGCGCCCTTCCCGCTCACGGCCTCCCTGCGCGGGCGGCGCGTCGGCATCCTGGGCCTCGGCCGGATCGGGCGGGCGATTGCCCGACGCCTCGAGAGCTTCGGCGTGGAGATCGACTACCACGGCCGCAGCCGACAGGCGGACATGCCCTTCACCTATCACGACAGCCTGCTCGGCCTCGCCCGGGCCGTCCATATCCTGATCGTGGTGGCGCCCGGTGGTGCTGACACGCGCAACATCGTGGACGCGGCCGTGCTGGAGGCGCTCGGCCCCGAGGGCATCCTGATCAATGTCGCCCGCGGCACGCTGGTCGACGAGGCGGCGCTGAGTGCCGCGCTGAAAGCGGGCACGATCCTGGGTGCCGGTCTCGACGTGTTCGAGAATGAGCCGCACGTGCCGGAAGACCTTGCCGCCCTCGACAACACAGTGCTGCTGCCGCATGTCGGCTCCGCCTCCGAGCATACCCGTGCCGCGATGGCGCAACTCGTCGTCGACAACGTCGTCTCGTGGCTCGAGGGCCGGGGCCCGCTGACGCCCGTCACAGAGACACCCTGGAGACCGAAGGCGTGA
- a CDS encoding cytochrome b, translating into MSGSPIMAGKAPPLPATYVTASGLPRYNPVAQALHWVTAGLVLAILPLAWVAISLPPSPAKGSAFVLHKSVGLTILAIVVLRIVWRMIRPAPPDPQAPRLLTLIGRINHWLLYAIFLIMPVSGYLLSALSGRDTPYFWLFIVPGLPKDDAAQKVAESIHVAGQWFVYALVVLHIAGTVWHLVIRRDGLLERMLPVQDGRGASR; encoded by the coding sequence ATGTCAGGTTCTCCGATCATGGCCGGCAAGGCGCCGCCGCTCCCCGCCACCTACGTCACGGCCTCCGGGCTGCCACGCTACAATCCCGTCGCGCAGGCGCTGCACTGGGTGACCGCGGGTCTGGTGCTCGCCATCCTGCCGCTGGCCTGGGTGGCGATCAGCCTGCCTCCGTCGCCGGCCAAGGGCAGCGCCTTCGTGCTGCACAAGTCGGTGGGCCTGACGATCCTGGCGATCGTGGTCTTGCGGATCGTCTGGCGCATGATCCGGCCGGCACCGCCGGACCCGCAGGCTCCGCGTCTCCTGACGCTGATAGGCCGTATCAACCATTGGCTGCTCTACGCGATCTTCCTGATCATGCCGGTCAGCGGCTACCTGCTGAGCGCGCTGTCCGGTCGCGACACGCCGTATTTCTGGCTCTTCATCGTGCCGGGCCTGCCGAAGGACGACGCGGCTCAGAAGGTGGCCGAGTCGATCCACGTCGCCGGGCAGTGGTTCGTGTATGCACTGGTGGTGCTGCACATCGCCGGCACGGTCTGGCACCTCGTCATCCGCCGCGACGGCCTTCTCGAGCGGATGCTCCCGGTTCAGGATGGCCGCGGCGCCTCGCGTTAG
- the leuC gene encoding 3-isopropylmalate dehydratase large subunit: MTSPRTLYDKIWDDHVVEVQPDGSSLLYIDRHLVHEVTSPQAFEGLRTAGRKVRHPEKTLAVVDHNVQTSDRSKGIEDPESRTQLEALAENVRDFGIEFYDAFDRRQGIVHIIGPEQGFTLPGQTIVCGDSHTSTHGAFGALAHGIGTSEVEHVLATQTLVQRKARNMRVSVDGTLPPGVTAKDIILAIIGEIGTAGGTGHVIEYAGDAIRALSMEGRMTICNMSIEGGARAGMVAPDATTFAYVKDRPKAPKGAAFEAARRYWESLVTDEGAHFDREVRLDAGSLPPIVSWGTSPEDVISVQGRIPDPAEIADENKRQSKEKALAYMGLTPGTRITDITLDRIFIGSCTNGRIEDLREVARVVGDRKVHEGVSAMIVPGSGLVKAQAEAEGLDKILKAAGFDWREPGCSMCLGMNPDKLRPGERCASTSNRNFEGRQGPRGRTHLVSPAMAAAAAVAGRFVDIREWPQG, encoded by the coding sequence ATGACCAGCCCGCGCACTCTCTACGACAAGATTTGGGACGACCACGTCGTCGAAGTCCAGCCGGACGGCTCCAGCCTCCTCTACATCGACCGTCACCTCGTTCACGAAGTGACGAGTCCGCAGGCATTCGAGGGGCTGCGCACGGCCGGCCGCAAGGTTCGCCACCCGGAGAAGACGCTCGCGGTGGTGGACCACAACGTCCAGACCTCCGACCGCAGCAAGGGCATCGAGGATCCCGAGAGCCGTACACAGCTCGAGGCGCTGGCCGAGAACGTGCGCGATTTCGGCATCGAATTCTACGACGCCTTCGACCGCCGCCAGGGCATCGTCCACATCATCGGACCCGAGCAAGGCTTCACGCTGCCCGGCCAGACCATCGTGTGCGGCGATTCCCACACCTCGACGCACGGCGCCTTCGGGGCGCTGGCGCACGGCATCGGCACCTCGGAGGTGGAGCACGTGCTCGCCACGCAGACGCTGGTGCAGCGCAAGGCCAGGAACATGCGCGTCTCCGTCGACGGCACGCTGCCGCCCGGCGTGACCGCGAAGGACATCATCCTGGCGATCATCGGCGAGATCGGGACCGCCGGCGGCACCGGCCACGTCATCGAGTATGCCGGCGACGCGATCCGCGCCCTCTCGATGGAGGGCCGGATGACGATCTGCAACATGTCGATCGAGGGCGGCGCCCGGGCCGGCATGGTGGCCCCCGACGCGACGACCTTCGCGTACGTGAAGGACCGGCCGAAGGCCCCGAAGGGCGCGGCTTTTGAGGCGGCCCGGCGCTACTGGGAGAGCCTCGTCACCGATGAGGGCGCCCATTTCGACCGCGAGGTGCGCCTCGACGCCGGCAGCCTGCCGCCGATCGTCAGCTGGGGCACCAGCCCCGAGGACGTGATCTCGGTGCAGGGCCGCATCCCGGATCCGGCCGAGATCGCCGACGAGAACAAGCGGCAGTCGAAGGAGAAGGCGCTGGCCTATATGGGCCTGACGCCGGGCACCCGGATCACCGACATCACCCTGGACCGGATCTTCATCGGCTCCTGCACCAACGGCCGCATCGAGGATCTGCGCGAGGTCGCGCGGGTCGTCGGCGACCGCAAGGTCCATGAGGGCGTTTCGGCGATGATCGTTCCGGGTTCCGGTCTCGTGAAGGCGCAGGCGGAGGCCGAGGGCCTCGACAAGATCCTGAAGGCGGCGGGCTTCGACTGGCGCGAGCCGGGCTGCTCGATGTGCCTCGGCATGAATCCGGACAAGCTGCGCCCGGGCGAGCGCTGCGCCTCGACGTCGAACCGCAACTTCGAGGGCCGGCAGGGCCCGCGTGGACGGACTCACCTCGTGTCTCCGGCCATGGCGGCGGCGGCGGCGGTGGCCGGGCGCTTCGTCGACATCCGAGAGTGGCCGCAGGGCTGA